The following coding sequences are from one Candidatus Kinetoplastibacterium galatii TCC219 window:
- the murG gene encoding undecaprenyldiphospho-muramoylpentapeptide beta-N-acetylglucosaminyltransferase has translation MIVAGGTAGHIIPGLTLGKMLIKKGWKVIWIGNPEKMEGILVSRSNIELIPLNFNGLPNNSARSIISFPLHFFDSLVSSWKMLSNMKPNFILGMGGYITVPICLVAALKGIPLVIHEQNAIAGRANRLLARFAKIIFSGYSNVLPNAKCVGNPIRPSMYSFEPPETRYGSRNNSKLRLLVLGGSLGAQSLNSLVPSALSLLPIEERPCVIHQSGEKHIKQLCQNYSKLGVIADCIDYIEDVARVLSDVDFVICRAGAITVSEIVAIGVAALFIPFPYAVDNHQMENVKFLIDSDAAWVVHQDNVSPEWLASWLKQRSRSELCKIAMKANQFVNPYTLDQIIDTCESFKKSIYEA, from the coding sequence ATGATTGTAGCTGGAGGAACAGCTGGACATATTATTCCTGGTTTAACATTGGGAAAAATGTTAATAAAAAAAGGGTGGAAAGTTATATGGATAGGTAATCCAGAAAAGATGGAAGGAATTTTAGTTTCTCGTTCTAACATAGAATTAATACCTTTAAATTTTAATGGTTTACCAAATAATAGCGCTAGATCAATAATTAGTTTTCCTTTGCATTTCTTTGATTCACTAGTTTCTTCCTGGAAAATGTTATCTAATATGAAGCCTAATTTCATATTAGGCATGGGAGGATATATAACAGTACCAATATGTTTAGTAGCAGCTTTAAAAGGTATACCATTAGTTATACACGAGCAGAATGCTATAGCTGGTAGAGCTAATAGGCTGTTAGCTAGATTTGCTAAAATCATATTTAGCGGATATTCCAATGTTTTACCAAACGCAAAGTGCGTAGGTAACCCAATACGTCCTTCCATGTATTCATTTGAACCTCCAGAAACTAGATATGGTTCTCGTAACAATAGTAAATTGAGATTGCTTGTGTTAGGTGGTAGTTTAGGGGCGCAAAGTTTAAATTCTCTAGTGCCTTCTGCTTTATCTTTATTACCAATAGAAGAAAGACCTTGTGTGATACACCAGTCAGGAGAAAAACATATAAAGCAGCTTTGCCAAAATTACAGTAAATTAGGCGTTATAGCAGATTGTATAGATTATATAGAAGATGTGGCAAGAGTTTTGTCAGATGTAGATTTTGTTATATGTAGGGCTGGGGCAATTACAGTTTCAGAAATAGTTGCCATAGGAGTAGCTGCTCTTTTTATTCCTTTTCCTTATGCAGTTGATAACCACCAGATGGAAAATGTAAAATTTCTTATTGATTCTGATGCTGCTTGGGTGGTTCATCAGGATAATGTCAGCCCAGAATGGTTAGCATCTTGGTTGAAACAAAGATCACGTAGCGAATTGTGTAAAATTGCTATGAAAGCTAATCAATTTGTTAATCCATATACACTAGATCAGATTATTGATACTTGTGAATCGTTTAAAAAAAGTATTTATGAAGCATAG
- the murD gene encoding UDP-N-acetylmuramoyl-L-alanine--D-glutamate ligase yields the protein MYKLDDIKKSTVLILGLGESGCYSAIWYYRQGLRLRIVDTNIKPIGLDKLRSIVNDSYVEYKLGYRDNFRLDLLDGVSLVIISPGLSPNSAVVKNLISSAISVNIEVIGEIEVFARALKYLKYTKNYIPQVLAVTGTNGKTTVTSLTYKIFCNCGISVKCAGNIGPAAIRVLMDVIDEESLPSLWVLELSSFQINYMNSLHPDVSVILNLTQDHIDWHGSKEDYWESKIKLLKLSKIALINRSDPVVLRMSATLGNHIINSFGIDEPTKRNDVGLSLKNHQKWLVNNCKNDYLVNNSTDLNHNNLEYLLPTSSLRIKGMHNILNVLASIQLCKSVGLKVSEALSTLINYTGEPHRIQWVCEINKINYVDDSKSTNVASTIAALESIESKSVLILGGLGKNQDFLPLIPGLVNHARAIVLIGVASLEIADLLSKTSLIYRFSHDMKEAVEISSRLAHPGDTVLLSPACSSFDMFNGYAHRGKVFTDCVRSMLLRK from the coding sequence ATGTATAAGTTAGATGATATTAAAAAATCTACAGTTTTGATACTAGGACTAGGTGAGTCCGGATGTTATTCAGCAATATGGTATTATAGACAAGGCTTAAGACTAAGAATTGTTGATACAAATATTAAACCTATTGGCCTAGATAAACTTAGATCAATAGTTAATGATAGTTATGTAGAATATAAATTAGGTTACAGAGATAATTTTAGATTAGATTTATTAGATGGGGTTTCTTTGGTAATCATAAGTCCTGGATTATCACCCAATAGTGCAGTTGTTAAAAATCTTATAAGTAGTGCAATATCTGTCAATATAGAAGTTATAGGAGAGATAGAAGTATTTGCTAGAGCACTAAAATATTTAAAATATACTAAAAATTATATTCCTCAAGTGCTTGCTGTAACAGGTACTAATGGAAAAACAACTGTTACTTCTTTAACCTATAAGATATTTTGTAATTGTGGAATATCAGTTAAATGTGCAGGTAATATTGGTCCTGCTGCTATTAGAGTATTAATGGATGTTATCGATGAAGAAAGCTTACCTAGCTTATGGGTGCTTGAATTATCAAGTTTTCAGATTAATTACATGAATTCTTTACATCCGGATGTTTCTGTAATTCTTAATCTAACTCAAGATCATATAGATTGGCATGGTAGTAAAGAAGACTACTGGGAATCTAAGATTAAATTATTAAAGTTATCTAAGATAGCTTTGATAAATCGTAGTGATCCTGTGGTATTAAGAATGTCTGCTACATTAGGCAATCATATCATAAATAGCTTTGGGATTGATGAACCTACTAAGAGAAATGATGTTGGTTTATCTTTAAAAAATCATCAAAAGTGGTTAGTAAATAACTGTAAAAATGATTACCTAGTTAATAATTCCACTGATTTAAATCACAATAATCTTGAATATTTGCTTCCAACTAGTTCTTTAAGAATAAAAGGCATGCATAATATTTTAAATGTTCTGGCATCTATACAACTTTGCAAATCTGTAGGATTGAAGGTGAGTGAAGCATTGTCTACTTTGATTAATTATACTGGGGAGCCTCATAGGATACAGTGGGTATGTGAGATAAATAAAATTAATTATGTAGATGATAGTAAAAGTACTAATGTGGCTTCTACAATAGCTGCGCTAGAAAGTATAGAATCTAAATCAGTGCTAATATTGGGCGGGTTGGGTAAAAATCAAGATTTCTTACCATTAATCCCGGGTTTAGTTAATCACGCTCGTGCTATTGTATTGATCGGAGTTGCCTCTTTAGAAATTGCTGATCTTCTTAGTAAAACTTCTTTGATATATAGATTTTCACATGATATGAAAGAGGCAGTAGAAATCTCCTCTAGACTTGCACATCCTGGGGATACTGTTTTATTATCCCCTGCTTGTTCTAGTTTTGATATGTTCAATGGGTATGCACATCGTGGTAAAGTTTTTACAGATTGTGTAAGGTCTATGCTTCTAAGAAAATAA
- the mraY gene encoding phospho-N-acetylmuramoyl-pentapeptide-transferase: protein MNIGQSIRLCGPQTHNVKNGTPTMGGLVILLSMAVSIFLWSDLSNIFIWIVCFVTYSFGMIGLLDDYYKVKYGNPEGLTARVKFISLLFFSLLSSITIVFVSFYTSTDYVIFTGQIKIAELLYKFLSTDIALFVPMIGNFSYIFGIFGFVFLSCFVIVGTSNAVNLTDGLDGLAIFPIIMVASSLALFAYLVGDINRINYLSLPYVPGTSELLVLCATLVGSGLSFLWFNAYPASIFMGDVGSLALGGALGSIAVITRQEINLVIMGGIFVIETLSVILQVSWFKYTKKKYGIGRRIFKMTPLHHHFEISGWSEVQVVIRFWILSMLLAVISVATLCIS, encoded by the coding sequence ATGAATATTGGTCAGTCTATTAGATTATGTGGCCCGCAGACACATAATGTGAAAAATGGTACACCTACTATGGGTGGTTTGGTTATATTGTTATCTATGGCGGTTAGTATTTTTTTATGGTCAGACTTGTCTAATATTTTTATATGGATTGTATGTTTTGTAACATATTCATTTGGTATGATAGGATTGCTGGATGATTATTACAAGGTGAAATATGGGAATCCAGAAGGATTAACAGCAAGAGTCAAATTTATTTCGTTATTATTCTTTAGTTTATTATCATCTATAACTATCGTATTTGTAAGTTTTTATACAAGCACAGATTATGTGATATTTACAGGACAAATAAAAATAGCAGAATTGCTATACAAATTTCTGTCAACAGACATAGCTTTATTTGTTCCTATGATAGGTAATTTTAGCTATATTTTTGGCATATTTGGATTTGTTTTTTTATCTTGTTTTGTTATAGTTGGGACAAGTAATGCTGTTAATTTAACAGATGGTCTCGATGGTTTGGCAATCTTTCCAATTATCATGGTCGCTTCATCACTAGCTTTATTTGCTTACTTAGTAGGAGATATTAATCGTATTAACTATTTATCATTACCATATGTTCCAGGAACAAGTGAGTTGTTAGTTCTTTGCGCTACTCTAGTTGGTTCTGGATTGTCTTTTTTATGGTTTAATGCATATCCTGCTAGTATTTTCATGGGAGATGTCGGTTCTTTGGCGCTGGGTGGAGCTTTAGGTTCCATAGCTGTTATTACTAGACAGGAGATTAATCTAGTAATCATGGGTGGTATTTTTGTGATTGAGACTTTATCTGTTATCTTGCAAGTTTCTTGGTTTAAATACACAAAGAAAAAATATGGTATTGGTCGCAGAATATTTAAAATGACACCTCTGCATCATCATTTTGAAATTAGCGGCTGGAGTGAGGTTCAAGTAGTTATCCGTTTCTGGATTTTGAGTATGCTGTTAGCAGTTATAAGTGTAGCAACGTTATGTATAAGTTAG